gcAATCTTTCTTTGTACACTGTCTTTGCGCGCTCACTAAACCTATCTTTCATTTTTTCAGACAAGGGTGAAGGCAGATTGAACCGTGGATTGGAACCGTGATGCGATTGTCTGTGAGGCAAACTGCTGAAGTTGTTTCTTTGCATCTGCCAACACATATGGTGTATAGTATTACCGGTTAGAGTACGTATGTTCTGTAACTGATCTGATTCTTATCAATATCAGAAAatagtggaaaaaaataaaacaaggaTGTTACCTTTCTTGCACTTTGTGAAGCCGATGATATTAGCCACGTTGAGGGACAAGCAAACGCCAACAACAAGTAGATAGTCTGCCTGAAACCTTATCAGTGAAAACACCCCAAGGATGAACCATGCAGCTGCCTGAAGAAAGGAGAACAAAAAACAAGATTCAGCTGCCAATACAATAAAAGGACAGCAAACTCATTGCAAAGCATAAGCTGCAACAGTAGTAATAGAGATAGGAACTACTCACTGCAAGGTAAAGCGTCCACCAGAAAAGCCATGAGTCTTTCTTGTTCATTCGAGCCAAGGACTGATACATACAACCGAAACATCATTTCCAAACCTTATCGCCGATTGAACAAAGTAGAACcaacaaagagagagaggacaAACCTCCTGGTCAAGAGACTCAAACTTCCAAACACTTTCTCCCAAGTCATTGATCTCATTCCACCACCTGAGACCAACGAGTATACGCCCACTCACATTCTTAACCACCCAGAAGTCAAGTGCAGCAAGAAGAACAGTCACTACAAAGATTATGACAAAGCTGTTGAAGAAGAGAGCAGAGAGTATGTAAAACGCCAACGCAGCACCCTgtccacaaaacaaacaaacaaacaaacttgtTACAAATGACACACTTATACAAACgtctaaacatttttaatactCTGGCTCTCACACCTTGAAGAGAACATGGAAGAGACATGTCTTTGGGTTTGCATAGTTCTCAACCGGTGCCTgcattgtaaaaaaaaataaaacattaccATAAGCCTGAATCAATAGAACAATCACAGCTATATAAATTTTCAAGTATGATTTTAGAAACGAAGAACACAGATCTAACACAATAACGTTCAAGATCGAACCACTAATCTGAGGTTATAAATCAAGAATCTGAAATTCACCTGGTTCGGATCCATCTTCGAAGTATCGATCCGAAGCTGATCAGCAGAAAGACAAAACACTTTTTTCCGATTTGGACAATACCGATCTTCTTTCCGACAGATCTTCAAACTCTAGCGCGTGTTTGCTAGAACGTGATGTTTCTCTGTTCTgtaataatttttctaaaatccaATAGGCCCAAGTGTATATACATGAGGCCCATTAGGCCcaataccaaaattttattgACGATTTGACCACAAAAACTTACGTTGCGGTTATAATCATATCCACATGGAGGCAAAAGAAAGATAAGTGTCTTTATAAACGAAAATGGCGATAATGGGTGTAAATATGTGACCAGCGAGAGGCTGAGATCATTgtcttatcaaaaaaaaaatgacttgaTGATCAAAAGGAACAAGATGATACCATTCACAGACACTCAATTAAAGACTTTTTCTCTTCAGTTTGGTCAGAGAGTGAACTAACAATTATGgggaagatgatgatgttgcAACAGAGCCAgccttctttctctctctttacttCTTCTCTATCTGACTTTAATGGCGCTAAGCTCCATTTACAAGTCCaggtctttctttttctttattctgAGGATATAATTTAGACGATCATTAGTCCATTTCCTAATCACTTCATTAAGTTTCAACATTTATACGTTTTCTTAACGGGTTTAAGTCATTGTGTCTAGATAAATCAATGTCATGTCCAAAAGTCGGGCAGGGCGTTCTTGAGATTTTGAGgactataaatataatttagtaaaaaaatttataaaaaatgtttgttaCAAACTTGGGAATCTATTTCTTTGTAATTAAATTCCAAATTTTAAAGGCTATAAGCCATGTTTCACTTGTCTATGATCAGGACCACCTTTAGTGTGGTGTGGGTTATGGTCTCAGCTCTGAgttcatatttgaatatagctTTGTTAAAATTTGGAGCTAAGATTTTGCTTACGTAGATATAGTTTTGTTGTTGAAACGACAGTGCAAGAGGAAGGTTAATCAGCCAAAAGGAGCACTCTATGTTTCAGCATCGAGTGAAAAGAAGATTCTGATAGTGGGCGGCACTCGATTCATCCAGGCTCCTTGTCAAAGAGGGACATCAGGTTCATTTCCTGACCTAGCAAACTGTCTTCTCAGCTACAAAAACTTTGTTTCCTTCTCTCATTGTCCAATGGTTGCTTTTTTCAGGTTACATTGTTCACAAGAGGTAAATATCCTATTGCCAAACAATTGCCTGGTGAATCTGACCAAGACTTTGCTGATTTTTCTTCCAAGGTATTAGGCCATTCcttgtgaaagaaaaaaactagtatgtacattcaaaaaaaaatattatatggttTTGAATAATTCAAGGAAAAACATAGCATTTGAGCCAGAGGAACTTGATGAATGTTTTTTCTAGATTCTTCACTTGAAAGGAGACAGAAAGGATTATGACTTTGTGAAGTCAAAGTCTTTAAGTAGAAGGCTATGATGTTGTTTATGATATCAACGGTAACAATTAGTCTATTTTGCTGTTACTGTAAATTCAAGAAGATACACTCTTTAATTTTGCCTTTAACAACTTGAGATTTTTACATTTGGTAACTTTTTTTCTCAGGAAGAGAGGCAGAGGAAGTTGAGCCCATAATAGATGCACTTCCTGAACTAGAACAGTAAGTCATATATATACCACATTTACTTAGCTAGTATGTGCAATGGTTAGCTCATTAAAAACTGTAATATGTGTGTTGATTTTATAGGTATATCTACTGTTCATCAGCTGGTGTTTATCTGAAGTCAGGTTACCTTGCCACACTATGAGGTATGTAAACTAATCTTACATTTAGTCAATACTTGAGCTTGTAATCAGTTGATTATTATTGTTGgtcaatttataattaattaatttatttatttggaaCATAACTGATGCAGGTGGATGCAGTTGACCCGAAGAGCAGGCACAAGGGGAAGCTGGAGACTGAGAGTTTTCTGCAGTCAAAAGGTGTAAACTGGACTTCTATAAGTTCTGTCTACACCTACGGTCCATTGAACTACAACCCCGTTGAAGAATGGTTCTTTCACCGTCTCAAAGCTGGTCGCCCAATCCCAGTTCCAAACTCCGGCCGGGATCCAGATCTCACAACTCGGTCACGTTAAGGTCACACACCTTACTTTCTCTTGATATTCTTGAGCTAGCTTTCCATGTTTAGAGAACTCATTATGTTGCATGGAACCGTTAACTCAAACTCAGCATCTTTCTTTCCTCATTCTTCAATAGTAATGATATGTAAAATCAAATGGTTCTGTGAGTTCTGGACTTGGCAACAGCCTTTCTCGCCGTGCTTGGTAACGAGAAAGCCAGCAAAGAGATATTAAACATCTCAGGAGAGAAGTATGTCACCTTTGATGGGTTAGCAAGAGCTTGCGCAAAGGTACATCTCATTGTGGTCTTCTTGAGATGAGATATGCATACACTGAGCTTTTTTGGATCATTGCTTGATGTAAACTTGTGATGTTATCAACTCATTCAGGCTGGTGGGTTTCCAGAGCCAGAGATTGTTCACTACAACCCGAAAGAGTTTGACTTTGGGAAGAAGAAGGCGTTCCCTTTCCGTGACCAGGTAAAACTCCAAACGTTTAAATGATTCAGACAACACTACATCAAAGAAACCAAGTTGTTTAAAGTTTAcgagttttaatttatgtaatgATCTTGCAGCATTTCTTTGCATCGGTGGAGAAAGCAAAGCACGTCCTGGGATGGAAACCAGAGTTCGACCTAGTGGAGGGTCTCACTGACTCATACAAACTTGATTTTGGTCGTGGAACTTTCCGGAAAGAAGCGGATTTCACTACTGATGACATGATTCTAAGCAAGAAACATgtaactcagtcctaacaactaCTCACATATATAGAAACATTCTTGGCTTGTATGATTTCTCAAGTTTAATGTTGTCTCAAGTGtgttttggttcggattttatttaaattttctaaaaagagGCGGTAACGGAACAAGTCTGAACTAAAATAACCAATTTTACTGACTAAACCAAAACCAATTTGGTATCACCTTTCTAAACCTGAATCTAACCGAAATTTCAAAAATCATAGCAACACAAACTCGCAAAGCGAGATAAGTTTTAAGTTCACCCATTTGTCATTATAGCATAATTATCGCGGAACCTTAGTGgggttctaaaaaaaattattgcgtGAGCCCCACAAAAACTATAAGAATCAGTCACAGAAGTTATGAAATAAAGATTAATTTTGAAGTGTTTCTTGCACTGTTCAcgggctccactgacacgtggcgatcCACGATTGATTcgtctttgaatttttttttttatttcagacaaaaatcaaaaaatcaaaaaaagttTCCTAAGAAACCGTGCCACCGGTTTCAGCGATAATTATGCTGTTATCATggtgaaatttcaaaaaacttgTGGAGGTGTAGACATGGCGAAACAAGACAAGAATGGTAAACATATTCAACAAGAAAACTCAAACTTTAACACTGAACACATGCAAGAAAATAATGGCTAACGTCTGAAACTAGGCTAGAGAGTTAAGTCGTGCATGATAAAGACACATTGTGGAAGTTAGACTCAAGACATGTAACATTTTCCAGAGAAAACTATATCTTATCCATATGTGGATGAGAATTGATCTAAAGACTAATGGTACTTACTCGTCAATATTAAGTTTTCCAGAGAACTTCAGAAGTCGCTAATATCTTTTACAAAATTACTTTTTCATCAAATTGATCAAGAAGCCGTACCTATGCAAACTTAAGATAATACACATGCATGATCAGTTTTCTTGTGAGCATTCTTTGTGTTACTGCAGTGCAAGTCCAATAAATAATGATCAAAAATGTCACTATAAACATTTCATGTGATAACAGTGACCAGAAAACTCTCAATTCAACGTAAATTTATTGTTGGCACATAGCTACCAATAGTAAGGGGTCATGGTGTTTTTGGCAAGGTGAGGTTTTGTCCACTGCAAGTCTTAATCTTGTGGAACCATCTTACGAATTCTTGTGGGATTTTGATTCCAAATAATATTCTACCAGAGTGGGTTAGTCTTTTTGTAATTACAGGAAGGATTGTTTAGATACTCGTAGCTccatattacatatattatgtCGGTACGTTTTTAATTTTGTCTTTACGAGCAGTGGCGAAGCCAGCTTGAAAGGTATGGGACCTGTGCATccacaattaaattaaaagttaaaaaaactaagggtAATGCCTCCAcgcaagcgcggagttgtgaacagagttcttgtttcatctcaatattttttatggttattatagctgtgaattttgcgttgtgggttgatcattgtttttcaagtttttttattgttataggattatagttgtgatgatgaactgtgtatgcactgttctccactcatgaagtACTAAACtttgttagtaatgtgattgatatagttcgtggtgttgctggttgtgtcactgagacttattgtttgtttgtctttttaatttgtaacttgtattgttgagattacataaattatattaaggttgttgaaaATACCTTTTGTTTCAGGGtatttttttctccagtttagttgtgtaagttgtgtgtattaagtaataattttttttattcttattatgttggttatatgttttttttatttttaaacttgttgcttttactgaacctttaaaacaaataaatgaagaCTTGtggaaataactataaaatgagtgacaattaatATTTGGGCCTTAACAGGTTtcaaacgaatatatgtatttttcataagaagacaatagcattggtctgttgacattgagcatgtaagttattttcataagacaagaggagtgagcaggtggagatgttgttatCGTCTTTGTGtatgttgggattgtctcttgtatctcctggtgtggctgtgtttgtttttttttatttgatgggtaatatgtaaacaaaaatcattgttagttgtatttatcagagtttgtaacttactctgtttttttgtttaggtaacttcactgatcttggttatcgtcttcgtcttcttcgtaagcatctgcgaaagtaagtttgtaaattgttaaatagctggtcgtgtagtttgtatttgtttagctgaccaatgtatgtgtcgttgaattttagttgagttgattggtttggtatatttgttttgaagtttatttgtaagattagacaaaaagagaggttatcattaatgattcgtcattttgggattctagtttttggtgttttgattgtttgggttattgtggtttcttttaagttgtAAAATAAGGATTTGTGTATAATTAGATTGATAATTAAGGGAGATAAAcagacgaccacaaatcttgggtagaaaatagtttttataattgatgttagcacaatataaatagtaatataaaGGGATGTGTTGATTATTTCTTacagatcaatgaggagacaaataacgactcgagttgtttctttggtgaggtcagagccctggacattaacggatttgcccaaccacacctgcgagtttaaatatcagttatgatatcgaaacataatgtAAACCCAGATACAATATGATtatatacctgggagttctaggtttgtgttcgcaatcacttggagattgtcgaacagtataatcttgactggagattgatctcaggagtacccgtgatgacttcatcaataatggttagtgagatgaaacgaatgaggaatgaatgatcagttatcttgtacatgcttgagcacctaacaacctcaaaacgatcaaCTTTCACAATAGAatctgctttcaaagatggcatgtaatgattagcccatccgacgggagtaaacccatgaatcacggaatctgaaaataatattattcaataaagaatcaggaaatcaattaaaacaattatgttaaataagtgtgatagatcgaagattaacttacattttcatcaaggaagagaaccgtgattcccacaaactccctgtctttcttgaagttcagggaatcctaTAAGCGGAGGAAGCAataggctatgctctgactactacgaccaagacggagagactcgaaggttgagtgacggatgcCGGGACGCCAGTTtaaggaactggagaggcatagagaaacattttctagaagatggttaaaacTAAGagaaatcaatgagttttgtggagatgcagattgagttcatcaaagattagaatcatatatatagggtttacagagggactacaaatcaggaacaattatgatcaagcgatttaagatggggaaatgaagagttcaccggtgaaaaaatagattacgaacagacacacagcGCAattctgtaactcagacttgtttgagacaatgatgaaaagaactcaaactcatgttaaacgacaacaatttacaatacgggaaaactata
This genomic window from Brassica oleracea var. oleracea cultivar TO1000 unplaced genomic scaffold, BOL UnpScaffold01087, whole genome shotgun sequence contains:
- the LOC106320835 gene encoding Golgi apparatus membrane protein-like protein ECHIDNA; this encodes MDPNQAPVENYANPKTCLFHVLFKGAALAFYILSALFFNSFVIIFVVTVLLAALDFWVVKNVSGRILVGLRWWNEINDLGESVWKFESLDQESLARMNKKDSWLFWWTLYLAAAAWFILGVFSLIRFQADYLLVVGVCLSLNVANIIGFTKCKKDAKKQLQQFASQTIASRFQSTVQSAFTLV